Sequence from the Carassius gibelio isolate Cgi1373 ecotype wild population from Czech Republic chromosome A7, carGib1.2-hapl.c, whole genome shotgun sequence genome:
gtaataaaaggaaaataaaaaatactgacccaCTGTATTACAAAGTTTTGAATAATatcattacaaaagatttcactcccatcacagtaatcaagatatgtCTTCACTCTTAGGTTCTGTATTATCTTCTTATCTACTTTTGTACGATTGAggccattgtaccagttgcaatgagacatttcaaatgatactagacatgagtgttagttcatttgcattgacattttcatgtcatAATTTTGAGCAGATTGAGTAGAAGGAAgcatgggtgaagggatttagaatgaaacaaatggccagaagagaaggaggtctcctgctcctccactctgtggggtgtctcgaagatgcccgtgtgtgtttgtattgtctgtttctcaggagatcaaagtatctcaggttctttcatcCCTACAACTGCTTAATGTATGCTTGCTTTTCTATTAATAttaacagtggtttgtgaatgtatattctttaataacaaataataaggcCTGAATTCTTCCTTGGGGACAACAGGGCTTCTGAATAATCATGGAGATGAACACAtcgtaatcattaaaaatgcaaaaccTCTCTACATTTTAACAGAGGAAAAGAATAGTACAATACAtgtgttttcaacattaaatacAACGACTTAAGAAGACTTAAGATCTAAAGCTTTTAGACACTTTACtttaagaaacacacacaaacaaaaaacattactcCATTCTTTGCATCTGCAGAAAGTGTCTGTTACACATCCTGTCTTAAATCAATATTTAGACAGACTACTTGTTACATGgatagattttccttttaatattTTCTCATTCCCTAggatatatttacttttataacATAACAACCTGACACATAAGCTTgtgctatctatctatatatatatatatatatatatatatatctatatatatatatatatatatatatatatatatatatatatatatatatatatataaattgaaagttataataataataattattataattaaacttttccactaaaacaattaTATGTTATCAGCTAGTAATTGTATGGGTGAATTTCTTTATTGTCAtattttgcttgttttattgTTTGGTGATGGTCTCACACAGTATTTGTttatctctcattctctctctgtgtgtgtgtgtgtgtgtctgtagctctaactgtattttatttaagtgAACTCATATACATTTCTTTTTGCAAAAGTCAATTAATGAGTTCTGACCATCAATTCAGTGAAGTGACAGACAAATATTTATCTGTCCCCCACATTAGGTTTTCACACTGAGAGTCGGAGTATATAGATGATAACATTTATGGTTataaatttttaaaatgtttgccaTTTTCATAACTTAGCAACTATGAATGTGCACAGAATTGAATTTAAATCTGACTGACTGATACCaggaaatccagaaaaaaaaatgtagcagtTTTGAGTAAAGAGCTTTAGATCAGTCCATTCAGATTGCTATGAATCTTAAATGTAAGTGAAGAGACAGTGCTTTCACTCGTCTGTATGTAGATCAGTGTTCATTTTTTATGGTGGTAAAAACATTGGACTCATCCTCTGTAAAGTGTTTCATTGATTACTTGTCATGCATACTAATCATATTCAACTATAAATCCATTAATCTTAATTATTAGTGCATCATGCATTCACTCATATTATGGTTGATTTAGTTGATTAAGTGGTAGTTGTGTTTTCTCATTAAAGTGCACTCAAGTTTCACAAGTTTATTAGTTCTTTGTCATTTGTTCCTGAAcagaatttgttttttaatttgaatttgctTCTTATCATGTAATCAAATGCTTAATGTGTGTGACCTTGTGATCAGGATGTTAACAGGGATCTTTAATTTTGTGGTTGGATCGATTTCAACTGTATTTAGTTTAGTTTGCATTATGTCATGTTTCACATGAATAGCATTGTTAATTTAGTCTCAGAATTGCAGAAGTTGAAATGTGAGATTTTGCCAAACTGTCTTGatgatgtatatataaaatattaatataaataacactGACATGCACTATTAGGGTTTTTATCACCCTACTACTAAAACATTACAGAGACAAACTTGCGGGCaagtataattttataaaatatttgatagaATATAAAACCTAAAACACTCCAAATACTTTTGCTGcttgttcagtttatttatttgaaataaggtGCAAGATTTGGTTTCATTGATTTGATTTCACTATAAATTGTAAGATGGAAGTTATCGTATAGTGCTTTTGAGTAGGGATAACATTAATCATTTTTGCTGAGAGCTGAAACTGGACAGTGGATCTCCCAGAATGCTCTCCATGGGTGGCAGGGTATAGACGAGAGACAGAGGTAAGTGAATCCAAACACAGTGTTTATTTTCAGAATCACAAGTGCAGGGTAAGTAGTCAGTGATTTCAGGTGCAGGTTCGGTGCAGATCACTCAGTGCGGCGTTGAAATCCGGTGAGTACGTCCTTTACAGATATATCAATACTACATAGTTGCAGTTCGCTAATAAATGTCTCTTACTCTTTCAGAAACGGAAGCTATCAAGCAAGCTCAGAGGAAACACAGGAGACTGCTGGATTTCAGGTAACAGGGAAATGCTCAGGAGTCCTGGGGCAGTAGAACAATGACACAGAGGTTAGTGTTTCAAAGGTGAGTATACGTTACGTCTTAGAATCTGCGGTGCATCTGTTGGTCAGGAGACAACATCATATGGTCTGTTCCTGTTGGAGAATTGACATTGAACTGGGGCTGTGGTGATTGTTTTATATTGTGCTGTGATGAAATTCCTAATGGTGAGCATGAGGTGTGGGTGATTAGAGCTTGATTGGTCCCTGACACTACCCCACCCCTCCAGGGTCTGCGCCAGCGGATCTTTCTTGACGACTTGGTGGGGGTCTGCCGCAGGGACGTGGAGACTGGAGAATTTTGAGGAGGCCAACACCATGGTGGAGCTGACAGTGGGAGGAACCAGGGGGGAGGTTTGACAGAAGGACTGGGCGACACCCCGAGGCCGATCCACGGAGGCGGAACCAAGGTTCCTGGAGGAACCAGCGGATCAGAGAGATTGACGGACCAGGTTGACATCGCAGGCCTGgaagcccaagatggagcagctgGCTTGTGTGCCTGAGGTGGAGCCAGGGATTCAGCTGAGCAGGGCGATGATGGAGCAAGCAAGGACGACAGAGAAACTGGAGGAAGGGAGGAGCCTGGTGAAGCCGAAAGGGTGGAGGGTCGATGCGAGGCCGGAGACCCAGAAGTCCGAGGTGGATGCTGAGTGACGACCGACCGAGGTTTGTCTGGATGGACGAGGGAGCCTGGAGGAGTCATTGGGCAGACGGGCCTCGGTGGAGCCAAAGGATTGCAGAGCTGGTGCAGAGCCGGCGGGCTGACAGGCCTCGGTGGAGACATGGGTCTGGAGGGCCGAAGTGCAGCAGGGGACTCTGTGCAATCCCGAGCTGGTGGAAGGAAAGCCTGAGGTGAGGCTGATGAGCCGCAATAAGCTAGCGGCAGAGGCAGAGCCAAAGAGCTGGACAACAACAGTAGGACCGACAAATTCAGAGGACTGGCTAAAACCAGTGGAGGAAATGGGACCAGGAAATCTGATAGTTCGGGAGCCTCTTTGGCGCCTAACAGGAGATTGGGAGCCTCTTCTGGCTTAACAAGAGAGATTTCAGAGGAAGAACAACGGACGGGACCGGAACCTCTTAACGTATTTGTATTAGTTGGTCACTGTCAGAAGAGTCATCTACAGGATCCCCAAACACTTTAAAATGGCTGATGAAATTCTGTACTGACGAGGTGACCTCAGTCTCTTGGAACCACAGCGCTTCAGCCCATCTTAACGCGGCTCCAGATAACTGCAGAATGATGAACAAAATTTTGGATCTTTCCACGGGCGTGTTGTTCAAGGATGAGTGAGCATTGCGATAGGAACTCATTGCAATCCTCCACCTGACCAGAGAAGGGTGCTGGTCACGAGACTGAGTTGACGATGTACACCAGCATGGGAGCGGTGTTTGTGGAAGTACTGTCTTCGGGCTGCTTTGGATTCATAGCGGTTTGCATAAAGCCTTCTGTCAGGATATAGACGAGATACAGAGGTAAGTGAATCCaaacacagtttttattttcagaattacAAGTGCAGGGTAAGTAGTCAGTGATTTCAAGTACAGGTTCGGTGCAGATTACTCAGTGCGGGGTTGAAAGCAGGTGAGTACGTCCTTTACAGATATGCCAATACCACAGTCGCAGCTACCTATACTTGTCTCTTTCAGAAACGGAAGCTATCAAGCAAGCTTGGAGGAAACACAGGAGACTGCTGGATTTCAGGTAACGGGGGAATGCTCAAGAGTCCTGGGGGCAGTAGAACAATGACACAGATGTTTGTGTTTCAAAGGTGAGTATACATTAGAATCTGCTGTGCATCAGTTGGTCAGGAGACAACATCATATGGTCTGTTACTGTTGGAGGCTTGACATTGAACTGGGGCTGTGGTGAGTGTTTTATATTGTGCTGTGATGAGATTCCTAATGGTAAGCACGTGCAGGTGATGGGACCTGGCTttacccccctccccccccccctcctccagGGTCCATGCCAGCAGACCTTGCCCTCTGATGTCGTGGGGGTCTGCCACGGGGACGTGGAGCCTGGATAATTTTGAGGAGGCCAATACCATGGTGGAGCCGACAGTGGGAGGACAAGGGTACATGGAGGACCCAGCGGAGCGGAGAGATCGACTGACCAGGTCGACATCACAGGGCTGGAAGCCCAAGGTGGAACGGTTGGCTCATGTGCCTGAGGCAGAGCCGGGGATTCGGCTGACCAGGGCAACGTTGGAGCAAGCGAGGACGATAGGGAAACCGGAGGAAGGGAGGAGCCTGGTGAAGCCGAAGTGGAGGAGGGTCGAGGCGAAGCCGGAAACCCGGAAGTCCATGGGGGTAGCTGAGCGACGACCGACCGTCTGGATGAACGAGGGAGCCTGGAGGAGTCCTTGGGCAGACAGGCCTCGGTGGAGCCAAAAGAATAAAGAGCCAGTGGGCTGACAGGTGATTAGAGCTTTACTGGTCCCTGACAGTGGGATTGGATACTAAGCTCAAAACATTCTCCATCAGATCGTGCATGTCCTAAATTTTATTATGCTCTTACAAATTTGATTTTCAGTACAAAACACCTTgttggcattttttttatttgaagctAAATAATTCAGATATTTCACAAACCCCTACTTTGAAACAACATCTAGAATGGCGCTTAAAGTTGAAGACTTCTGACCTGTGAACTTGGGGAAGATCGATCAACCCTGACTTCAGTGAGACGCATCATTTGACATCACTTCATCCAGAGGTCATATGAACTGCTACGTGACAAACTTCAAAACATTACACATTAAGTTTATGTAATGATGCCCTTGTTTTTGCTTTtcgtcacttttttttaaatgaacttcagcattttatgtcatttttatttatttagttttattgttgttgttgccatAATTAGCATGGTGACATCATGAGGTCAATATGTTAATGTGACGTGTGAATAACTAGAAATTCACTGACGCTGTGTCCCAATGTGCCCACTTATAGCAGTTTTGGGTTGTGAATGATATTGAGGCAGTAAACAAGTAGAGATGAGAAGAGCTTCAAAGAGAGGTGAACCATGTTgaaaccttttttgttgttgttaaaactgGCCACAAGGTGGTGCTACATGTCTGGGGTGTTTGCTTATATAGCGTCTCAAAAAACAGggttagaacaaaataaaaatgttgggtattttaatttgttgacttTTTTCAACATACCAACatactatagtaaaaaaaatatatatatacttgactTTCTTTAAATTAAGCAATAATTAAGAaccataatatatacattttgtaaatgtaccTTGACACTGACTTATAGGCATATAACAATattgaataacaataattaataataatgataaaaataaataataataataaaaataaatctatcaaTTTCAGGACTGTTTCACAAAGTTATCAGTTTGAATTTTTCCAGAACTCACCCACTCCTCTGCAAAGTTGTCAGTAACATGGAGTCATCTGTGACAACTTCCTCCTCAGAACCGCAGAAGGAAATCAAGCTGCTCGCAATCTATGATAAATGCTGATGAAATGACAGTGAGAGCcgacatactgtatatagcagCCAGCTCCACTATTTTTAGTGGGTTGAAGCATCATTTGTTTGTTCAGCTCCATGAACATGAACAAATCAAGCTTCCGTATTCAGAGCAAATCCTATTTCATGTCTTATTCTTTTAGCTGTTTTTTAGTGATGTATTCTACATTTCTGTTGCAAATTTTACTAACTTGCCTCCAAGAAGATAATATAATACAGCTCATGCTGGATGAACAAGCTTTGATGAATTTGCTAGAATTAATTGTCACTTTCTTGGTTGGGAGCATCAGTACAAATGTGTTGAAAACTAGGATCTCGGGGGAAAGATGCAGGTACTCAGTGTAATCAGTGTGTATTTTGCTACTTGACTTGCATCCAAAGACAATTAATTCCTGAAATATTTCACACTTTAACAAAATGATGTTTGAATGGATAAAtactcatttatttgtatttgttatatgaTTAAAAGTTCTAAATTAACTGTTTCTTGAAAAACTAAACACATCCTAATGTCTTCTCATTAATTGTTTATTGAGCatatattttaatgacaaatcaattgatattttcttgaaaattacCATTTGTGATTGTAGTTactctgcagaaaaaaaataaaaaaaattaacagacaTATGGCATACTCAAGACATTTTTGTGATTACATTTCAATTATTCTAGATTTAAAAACACagaacacaattattattattattattattatatatttattattattattattattattattattattattattattattattattattattattattatcattattatatatatttttttaattatgcatttagcagatgcttttatccaaagtgacttacagtgcactcAGGCTAACATtatttacctaacatgtgttccctggaaactgaacccacaaccttgcgctgctaagcaatgctctaccacttgagccataAAAACACtaattacattaaattgattaattgaTAATTAAAATACGATCACTGGAAGTGCAACGAGATAAATGCTTCTTTATTTTCATCTTCAAAAGTTTTCACTGATTAATAACCATACTagaaattacataataaaaaccCAGAATATATGCTCAACTATTCCCAGTTATGTGCTTCTACTATAATCAATACTTGTATGCTGAAGGAATATACTGAGTGTTATATAGACTGCCACTCTCGTAATTTTTAATTGTAACTGTTTGGTAGCTCAGTTCTAAGTCTTTCCAGTTCTTCATTTAATTCTTTCATTTTCTCATGTAGCTCATCTACAGTGTCCCTTATTTTGATCACAAACTTCAAGATTTCAGACTGCAGCTTTGTTTGCTGATTTTGTGCGTCACTGTGCCCTGATTCACTCTCAGCTGACCTAGTGGTTGATTCTTGTCTGGTCGCCATTGAAGCATAATCAGTGCGGAGTTTGTGAATTTCTTTGGAGTCGAGGGCAATAAAGAAGATATCAACAGCTACAAAAAGTCCAGACAGAACCCCTGTAACCTCTCCAGCAACACGAACAGATCTTGCGGTCTGAGCTGCAACTTTCCCAATACTTGCGACTTCAGCTAAACGTATGAGCTCTGAAATCCCTCCCAGCCCTCGTACAAGTCGAGCTCCAGCATTTGCAAACACATTCTCATCAGACTGTGCATTGGACAATGATATTCTGCTATTGTTTAATTTCATTTGTTCAATTTCCACTGCTATTTGGATGATTTGGATGCAGCAGCTTATGGAGGTAATTTTTTCTTGTAACTCTGCAATAATCATTTTGATCTTTTGGCGGTTTGAACGCTGGTTAACCATCTTTGTCACATTGCTCACACCAGCTGTGACTCCACCAGCGACTGCCACACCGATTCCCACTCCTGTTACAATCAGAGAAGCTCCGAGAGTGAAAGGAGTGAGAATAAGTCCAACAATAGATGTGATTCCTCCAGCCAGGCCTACTACTCCTCCTGTGAGACTGCCAACCGTTGTGTTGTAGTAGACTGTCTCCAAACCATCAGCCAGCTCTTCCAGTACCTTTAGACTGACTTTAGCCTCTTTAGCTGTCTCTTGACTGTCTTCATAATTTTTACGCACATTAAGCTCTTTAATAGTTTGtgtgctctgaaaaaaaaaaaaaagttttatgaaatattttttgtttgacaGTTCAgtgttttgttcaatttaatttcatttacatCATTGCCAGTGTCTAAAACATTCAGTGTACAGGAAAATATATGAAAAAGtgaacattttaataaactaaCCTTTTCATAAAGGTGTTTAATAATGAAAGGCCTCATCAAGATCTCACTGACAGACGGTCGATTCGCTGGATCAATCTGAAGTGTGTCTGTTACCAGCTGACGAAGGTCCTTAGAGAAGGTATGTGGCATAGCTTTGTAGGAGCAGCTCAGTATCTTTGAAATAATCTCAACTGTGTTTCTTCCTGAAAACTAAAGACAGGGGAAAAAAATCGTCTTCtagtttgtaaaataataataataaaaatcactgGACAAAAATCTGTTTTCTGAGACAAAACAATCAGCCCAATTTCAAGTCCAAATCAAAGTTGAGTTAGAttagttaacatctctttaatcttcatttgaccctctaactcttgcagtctctattctatttctattattCCTATTGTAAagcctctaacactagcattcTCTATTCTATCTACTTTTCTACTATTCTATCTCTAtaggtttctttttttctttttttcattcctttggctcattttatttattttattttatttcatacccACTTTTCCAGACaagtgtaacgattcactcacaATGCTATATGATTCAtgatatgattttctttttttttcttctttttttattgtaacttACAGCAATTGGGAGTAGTGAGTAGTTTATGTGAGCTTGCAAGGTGctatatgattaaataaaaaacaagatgaGCGAAACAACGAATGTACTGACTGACCGATATTTTAATATCATCTAGGATTTCTAGTCGAGTGATAGATTCTCAATGAGAGTAACCTGGAATATATCTATATTACAAAATCAGTGtacttttaatattgttttattaaagcttaaagttttattaaagtaaacattttcaaTTTGATGAAAGAAAAACAATCTTACAGCACACTTCTGCATGCACATCTCATAGATGATACAGCCCAGACTCCAGATTTCACTGTAAAGAAGTCAAGATTATGAAGGGTAGAGTTTCAATATTCAGCTATGGAAACTGTTTAGTCATAATAGTATAAATAtcagaaatgttttatgtttattacgATTTGTCATCATAAGGTCTGTTGCTCAAAATCTCAGGAGGAACGTATGAGAGAGCttcagtttttgttgtttgtgCATCATTGGACCTGATAGGAACATAAATACATTACAGATCACAATATTGCATGTCAATTTTTCATAGTCAAGCCACACTTTGAATTAAATGAGCACATGCAGTACCATTCATGAATCTTTCCAAACTCTCCCAGACGAATGGTTCCACATGCAGTGAAAAATACACTCTGTtataacacaaaacacatttagtCAGTTTCATTTTAGCAAAGTTTTGGTTATAGctgcaatattaaattaaaataattaaggtGAGACACTAAGGTGGAAaggaaacatcaaaaatacacTATCTGCGTCTGTAGATTTCAAATACAACACATACGACACAAGGCCACTTTATCAAAATGAGATTTTCTCCTGCACCGAGCCAGTAAAAACCACTTTAGGAGCACTTACATACATACACTGCACATACAACACACTTTATAGTTTTCATCCTTTCTATAGACTATCCTGGAGGTTTACACAGGGGTTTGTCCATATATAACTTGCATGATTTTAtccaacattttatttaaaaagaaatggttTGAATCTACATTTTTCTGGATGTTGAAGGTATTTTCAGATTTACCCTATATAAAAGATTTCCCCTGCAAAGATTACACTAAAACCAAAGCATATataataatcaaacaaaatattttatgagcggggctaaaatatttttattgatttaattgtcaaatatatatatatatatatatatatatatatatatatataaaaacaagaaGATAACCCCTTTACAATGTAGAGTGCTTAGAAAAgcagaaaagcgctatataagtgtaatgaattatataaatgtgaTGAATAAATCTTCATCTGGCATTAGGGAAGAGTACatgtgtcagacacagacgaggacacagaggattcagtgataaggtagtttaatgtgaatcagaggtttcagacacaggtgaatcttgacacgtagacagaacggtgacaacacaacttccttttcggtgaacggtgatccagaggGTACTCGGATGAAGACGATGGGAACAGGTAGAcagacgaggatgaagagggttcagtaGCTCAGGTAGGTTTACTAATGGCGTTCAGGCaggtgaggagatcggtgcaagaccagacgatgagtgatggtgactgatggctttatatgtggttctggtgatgatgcacaggtgttcagaattcgggtgattggggacgagtgggtgtggcgtaagtgtccgattccgggagtgtagaaggtgtggctgtgacagtaccccctcctccacgggcagCTCCTGATggctgggatcttgtgcgacgacggggtctacctcggccacggggagcggggcggtctggatggtcttgatgaaagtcagtgagaaggctggggtccaggatgtcgttacgattaacccagcaacgctcctccgggccgtagttttcccagtccacaaggtactccagttgaggaccccgtcgtcgagagtcgaggatagctctcacccggaagatgtcgttgtcgtcttcgatggccggaggaggaggtacggcatcatcaccaggttctgtggatggaggagacaaaggttcagtgaagggtttgaggagtgagacatggaatgaaggtgagatacggtactgtgcagggagttggagtctataggtcacttcattcagttgccgttcaatagagaatggtccgatgtatcggggactcagcttacggcagggcagccggaggcggatgtccctcgtcgagagccagacttgttgtccaggttggtattgcggcgtgggtcctcgacgagcgtccgcttgctccttatgcctccgcactgcccgctggagatgcacgtgagccgagtcccagaccctctcgctctgtcggaaccagtgatctaccgctgggacctccgagggctcacctgaccatgggaagagcggaggttggtatccaaggacacattggaagggggtgagcccggtggtagattgctggagggagttctgagcgtattcggcccagggtaggtactggctccaacagtcctggttacggtggcagtaaatcctcaggaacctccccagctcctgaatcttacgctccgtctggccgttggtctgaggatggtatcccgaggagagactgacggacacccctagaagacggaagaaagctgaccagactctggagatgaattgggggcctctgtcggagacgatatcttctgggatgccaaagtgacggaagacgttgtggaatagtgcctctgccgcttcaaacgcagtggggagtcctttgagagggatgagtttacatgattttgaaaacctgtcgaccactaccagtacacaggtgtagccttgagagagagggaggtcagtcatgaaatcaatgccgatatgggtccatggacgttcaggaatgggcagaggcaccagtttaccttccgggagtcttctaggggtgtctgctatggcgcagacggagcatcctttgaggtagcggaccgtatccagagccatcgatggccaccagtaacgctgttgtaggagcgagagggtccgcctcctgcctgggtgtccagagcccggagaggtatgagctaagtccaggagggtaatccgatgttgaggggggacgaagagtttcccttctggacctcccggcggagcagggtgttgaaggttttcttgttcaatcagatgatcaatattccactggataggactaactatcatggctggagggaggattggttctggagattcgggttcgggatctgcttgatgaagacgggagagggcatcggctctattgttctgggagccagggcgataggtgaccttgaagtcgaatctcgtgaagaacaaggcccatctagcttggcgttgattcagtcttttggcttcacggaggtattccaggttccggtggtcagttaccacctcgaaagggaactgggctccctccagccagtgacgccattcttccagagccagcttaatggccagtagttcacggttaccgatgtcataattctgctccgccggggatagcttcttcgagaagaaggcacatggatggagtcgtggtggattcccctgccgctgggagaggacAGCTCCGACCCCGGtagatgaggcgtccacttccacgatgaattggtggctgggatcagggtggatgaggattggagcggtcttgaaggcttgtttgagcaggtggaaagcttcagtggcctcggggttccaggacagagacttgggccggttccggaggagagaagttagaggggagctgagtaaactgtagtccttgatgaatcttcgataaaagttggcaaagcccaggaagcgttgaagttctttaatggagccgggttgaggccagtgtgtgatggcgtccaccttcccctggtccatcttcacgccacgtgggtcgatgatgtaacctaggaaatggactgagggcgtgtggaactcacatttttcggatttgaggtaaaggtggtgttcctggagttttcggagtacgaggatgacatgatggatatgttcttgcttggatgtggagtagatgaggatgtcgtcgatgtagacaattacgaactggttaaggtattctctgaagacttcattcatgtagttttggaagacggatggactgttggataacccatacggcatgatccggtattcatagtgcccggaaggagtgatgaaagcggtcttccattcgtcccccttccggatgcggattaggttgtaggcgctcctcaagtccagtttcgtgaagatcctggctccgcgtagttgttccaacgccgctgggaccaggggaagaggataactgaatttgacggtt
This genomic interval carries:
- the LOC128017795 gene encoding serine/threonine-protein kinase Nek10-like; the protein is MGSNQSVLKDKGYTIVSEEENKTLVKNEIGDQFIIKKLNADKDDVSNFLEKLKHPHIVEHKEIIKDRHCLYLVMELSEGGDLTHRIKPEKEGTVAFSEAEILDWTVKICLALKHLHDQQILHENLQPKSVFFTACGTIRLGEFGKIHEWSNDAQTTKTEALSYVPPEILSNRPYDDKSEIWSLGCIIYEMCMQKCAFSGRNTVEIISKILSCSYKAMPHTFSKDLRQLVTDTLQIDPANRPSVSEILMRPFIIKHLYEKSTQTIKELNVRKNYEDSQETAKEAKVSLKVLEELADGLETVYYNTTVGSLTGGVVGLAGGITSIVGLILTPFTLGASLIVTGVGIGVAVAGGVTAGVSNVTKMVNQRSNRQKIKMIIAELQEKITSISCCIQIIQIAVEIEQMKLNNSRISLSNAQSDENVFANAGARLVRGLGGISELIRLAEVASIGKVAAQTARSVRVAGEVTGVLSGLFVAVDIFFIALDSKEIHKLRTDYASMATRQESTTRSAESESGHSDAQNQQTKLQSEILKFVIKIRDTVDELHEKMKELNEELERLRTELPNSYN